The Terriglobus tenax genome contains a region encoding:
- a CDS encoding ATPase, T2SS/T4P/T4SS family, with product MLESLVLGVGCRIPRALVARLAATIPPIVNPAPLMTIRRYASRNFSMDDLIARGMLPRGQAADLAGPWNGERMSSSPGGTSTGKITLLNMLADAIPAQERILIIEDAAELHIHTRNYRNRLLNPLAKWLGLPRLNFQILRRTMATQAQRMGSVKDIQAHLRHAKADTTANEYMQELPESVKKMVGGVYTMLKKGGDSEINLKHLPQNATNFFWRASCKCLKGMVGTSGFEPLTSTVSR from the coding sequence CTGCTTGAATCGCTGGTCCTCGGGGTAGGATGCCGGATTCCGAGAGCTCTTGTCGCACGTCTGGCTGCCACCATTCCGCCAATCGTGAACCCTGCTCCACTTATGACGATACGAAGGTACGCCTCGCGCAACTTTTCGATGGACGACCTGATCGCGCGCGGGATGCTGCCCCGCGGCCAGGCCGCCGATTTGGCCGGGCCGTGGAACGGGGAAAGAATGTCCTCATCTCCGGGGGGAACGTCGACCGGCAAGATAACCCTGCTCAATATGCTTGCAGACGCTATCCCCGCGCAGGAACGCATTTTGATCATCGAGGACGCGGCAGAGTTACATATACATACCAGGAACTACCGTAATCGACTTCTGAACCCTCTTGCCAAATGGCTGGGATTGCCAAGACTAAACTTCCAGATCCTGCGTCGGACCATGGCAACACAAGCGCAGAGAATGGGGTCAGTGAAGGACATCCAGGCGCACCTCAGGCATGCAAAGGCAGATACCACGGCCAATGAGTACATGCAGGAGTTACCGGAGAGCGTAAAGAAGATGGTCGGCGGGGTTTATACCATGCTTAAGAAAGGAGGAGATTCGGAAATAAATTTGAAGCATTTGCCGCAAAACGCCACAAACTTTTTCTGGAGAGCAAGCTGTAAGTGCTTGAAAGGAATGGTAGGCACGAGCGGATTCGAACCGCTGACCTCTACCGTGTCAAGGTAG